The Anastrepha ludens isolate Willacy chromosome 2, idAnaLude1.1, whole genome shotgun sequence DNA window TAGTACGTAAAGAACTACCAAAACCCCAAGCGGAGagttatttgttattgttgacTAGTTAGtttactgttttcgcatttttacggatggctccagaaccgagcatggctccggctctggggtcgacgtgaaatccagcgggacaaaactgcacttggaatgcatgcatctgtgtttcaagcggaggtgtatgcagttcaaggtGCGATGAAAAACCGATGGAgaagcagatctatatgtgtctgcagcgacagccaagctgcgcttatggccttagacagccccccaaccacatcaggggtagtcgagtcctgtaaagccagactgaactatgtcggtagacataatagcctgatgctaacatgggtcccgggacacgttggtatcgcgggtaacgggacctctgactccttagctacgTTTTGCCACTCcattctgcggccatcaaagccacggttagcaaatgggtaactaccacccacaagcgagcttggcaggctgagagaggctgcagatggactaaacttatgctacctgtcatgtccgatcgactgccGCGaatccttctgtcattaagcagaggggagtgcagacggctggttggactgatgacgggccactttcggacaagacggcggaccacttcatgtgcgtctgccccgccttcgctcgaatcaggtttgaggtctttggcactgatgtgtgaAGAAGCGACCaatttggctccttggcaccacaagatctactcagatttcttcggagatcggatagatttaaagaaaattaaaagggaatccaagtgtagtacaatggacttaattaatgtctgagtgctgcacttgctagttgtcccgacaaaaaaaaatagtttactaaaaattaaaacgttCTCTCGTCGGTCAAAGAAATCTCACTCTAATCCCTTAATGCTTGTTATGAGTGGGTTTTTGGTAAGATTTATTTATAGACCGCCTCACGTCAATTATAGGATGATATAAGCTTTGCGCGAATACCGCTGCTCTTTAGCGAAGGGGAAGTTTAAAATCGTTATGAGGTGGAAGCCGCAAACTCTcttaaatatatgcatgtatacgattattattattattactattattgtgTTACCTATTGACGTAGGTATGTATTGCAActctttaatataaaatatatattctagATTCTCCATTGTTGTCATACggcttttaaaacatttaccAATTTTCACCGCCCATTACTAcaatttacacttttttataaaaaccagcTCCTTACCAATACCGACATTGCGCCAAGCATTCAATTTTCTGATAATGCCACTGGCATAAATTGCTCGCTGACTTCAAATTATAGGTTCTCCCAATAACGGAGCGCGGCTGTTGTAATAAACGCAATACAACAagtaaaggaaaacaaaaaacgcaaaaCAAGCTCTACCCCTAACAACATACAGCACTGCAGCAAGTACGTAGCCTTCACCACAATTTCGTTGCTTCTTCAGTGAAAAATATGTAGTAGATATACGTATGTTTATGCTGAATGTTGTTCCGAAATTTGTGTAGATTAATATGTGTGTGTTCGATAATTTTGCTGCTTGTTTTACATTCACTTTTCTACCGCATCAGGTTGTGAGCACGAGCAGAAAATGTtggcaatatatttttcatacacTTCCTTATTCTGGACAAATTCGCCTGAAAAACTGATTTTGTTATTCTTGTTTTAAGTAATTTGGTTGGATGCTAAGCATACTTGGTTGTTCTGGTTGCTTTTCGTAAGTTTCGTCTTTTGTTGCCAACAGGTCAAACGAATgtctgttgcttatttttactcttCACGATCGAATAATACTCGTACAAGGTACTTGTGGTTGGAAGCACGTAACAGTCATCAACACAGCTATCAAGAAGCCATCGAATAATAATGGTGGCAGAGAAACAAACTCAGTTCACTCACCCAACCAGTATCCATGATACAACCGGTGCAAATAATAGATATGCTTATTTAATACATATTGATGATTGACTTCACTCAACACTTAATTCAACTGTTTGTCGGCAGTTGCAGAaagttgaaaaacatttaaagagTTTAACctctaatttttattgttaggCTTTTTTATTCGTTGGTGAATTTGGAAAGGTATTTGAACGTATGTACAACACGTATGGGTTCCCGGTctccggtcataggaacatacggggcaatgagatagcggatgagctagcaagaaagggctaGCAAAGAAaggacactagacatagcagaggtggtggcagtctccaccccactgaacacactaaaagcatccattgcgtcacactatcatgctttagccgaaagaagatggaagcaaatacctacatgtattacaacaaaaaacacatggccgtcatacaaaattcaaaggacgaatgacctgctaggatgttctcggccaaacatttcacgtgtcactgcaacccttacaggacattggaaagtaggggatcatgcagctagactcaatctacccttcaattctatctgtagaagctgtcaagcggaaggggcgaaggaaagtctgttccactatttatgtgaatgtccgggactagccagggcacgactccgatccttcggtaagcctttcctgcagcaaattaaggagatctcagacatcgagataaaggatttgctgcttTACTTGgatctcactaaatggatctgacttggaaataaaacaaaaaaaacatcatcatcacacgagatagtggtagtaaaacgctgctggtcactaattaggagcatttcagctcagaaatgttcaaccacctcaacaacaacaacaacaacaacatgtaatatacaaaatcaaactaaaacatcattttatttaacatacgAGCAAAGCCGAAAACCAAAAATTCTCACCAAGTCTCAAAAATGCTCCTCGGTTAAGGGTGCAAAAGGTATAGCCCTTCATTAAGAatcttaagaaataaatttatgttagTGGTTTTACAGATCAACTGTCTCTTGAAGCTCTTACTAGCGCAAATCTATAGTCCCGAAAACTTATTTATGTGAAAAACGTATCGCTTAATAAGAAGCGCCActacgaaaaaatattatacacgCATATTTCAGCTGAATTTTATTGATTCAATTGAACTGATTCTCTATTTTCAGCTCTCTGTGTTATTTTTCCTAAAtcctattttaataaatttcattttgcaCAACATTTGTATCCTTCCAAAGTCTAAGCCCAACGAATAACaaaattgttatatttattttcagatACTAAAAAGTTGTAAACACGACTTGAGTCATTCGAAGATCACGTGATTATCAGACCGCTGGATTCGCTAGCCAACATGGATCCCGACTGTTTTGCAATGTCTTCTTATCAGTTTGTTAATTCGCTCGCTTCTTGTTACCCGCAACAAATGAACCCGCAGCAAAATCATGCAGGGAATCCCAGTGGAGGTACCAATGCTGCCACTAGCAATGGCGGTCCAGGTGCGGGCGGTGGAGGCGGTTCTGGTGGGCAAGGCAACTCAGGTCCTGGCACTCCCGGTGGCAACGATTATTTTCCAACTTCTGCCGCCTATTCACCAAACCTGTACCCCAACACACCGCAAGCGCATTACGCCAACCAAGCGGCCTATAGCTTAGGCGGAGGTGGTGGCGGCGGCCAACAGAATCCCGACATGGTGGACTACACTCAATTGCAGCCGCAACGACTActcctacaacaacaacaacatgcacaTGCGACGGCGCAGCATGCCgctcaacaacaacagcaacaaccgcATCCGCAACAACACCCGCAACAGCAACCAACACCACAACAGACCAACATTAGTTGTAAATACTCCAATGAACCCTCAACGCCAAccggcaacaataacaacactaaCGCCAGCAACAACAATACTAACACACAATCTCTAGCCAGTCCACAAGATCTGTCAACGCGAGAAATCTCACCGAAACTGTCACCCACCTCAGTAGTGGAGAGTGTGGCAAGGTCGCTGAACAAAGGCGTACTGGGTGGCAATCTAGCAGTGGCGGCAGCTGCAGCTAATATAACAAACAATCATAGCGGGGGTGGTGGTGGGGTCGGTAATGCTGGCGTGAATGTCAACGTCAATGTAAACGTGCCAATGCACAGTCCTGGTGGTGGTGACTCCGATTCGGAAAGTGATAGCGGTAACGAGGCTGGCAGTAGTCAGAATAGTGGCAATTGCAAGAAGAATCCGCCACAGATCTATCCGTGGATGAAAAGGGTACATTTAGGACAAAGTAAGTTTGCCATATAGTTATTAAAatacttgtatgtttgtattgttTTACCAATACTTCTCTTCTAGAACCAGTATCCATTAAAGTGAAGCCATTCTATGAATTATTAGTATATTTCAAAATACtcaaagtttatacaaaaaaatctatACAGACAAATTATTTTGTTGAAATGTAGAGTTGTCGCAACTATCTAACCAGCTCATATGTCCGCGCCACCTTCGCACCAGTTTGTCTGCAATGCTCAGACGCAATAAATCAGGAAACGTATGTATAACTAGAAATTTTGTCTAATACTTAGTTCGATTTTTAAACAGGCCTGTGAAAAGAGtgaaaagagaatatcactaTCCTCTAGCTAGTAAACTATCAACGCGGCATTAtgtcaaaacaaataaacaatacATTCATAGCACTTTCACTTTCCCGCGCTCCCAGCACCTTGCAACTGTGCGGTGAAGTGTCAAGCGACATGTTGCCAGAAAGCTCCTCTTCCCCGACATGTTCCTTACACCTCTACCAGGTACGCCGAGCTAACACTTatgcacacgcacacgcacacctTCTGAGTTTTCCAGATTTCTAAGTGCTCGCCTGCGTGCGACTAACTTCTCCTGATTGCAGCGTGTGCGCTCCAACACGCTCTTACCAATCATTATAGAATTGGAATTCTGCTGGTACAGCTTAATGGGAGTTGTACCCAAGGGATACACCCTTACATTCTCCAtagtaaatatgttttattttagtctTCAAATATAAAGGCAATCGAAAAATCGTGTGCGTGAATTGTGAACGAAAAAAATgatcaacaatttttcttcgTGTCAGTCGACGCTTAGCAATTCGTCCCACTCTTCTTTGGATGAGGTTCTCGTCTGTTTTTTGTTAGCTGGTTGACTCGCTTATAGCTGGAGCACAGCTGCTGACTGGAAGGTAACAAATGCATGACCCATTGACAGACAGAGGGACAGGCATACACACTCGTAAACATAATTGAAAGTGGATGCATGTATAGAGCAAGTATTTAGTTGGCGCAAATTCTAGACAGATAGACTCAGAATTGGTAATAATTTTTTCCCATCTTATGCAGGCATCCGATTTTGTGGTGGCTTATTACGAAAGTTGGAAACATGTGGGCATAGGTTCATGTGCAtgtatacctacataaatataaacaaataaataataaaactgaaGTACCAACGTCTTCACCAGCGATTTCAGCACAAAGCCCCTAAGCAATGCCTGAGTGCATAAACAATTATCGTGAATAATCTGAAATCATTTGGTTTATTAATACAGCACAAAGAAATTAGAGCTCTTTACTTccttcaaatttaaaataagaaatattctatatagaaaattttattttatttttattcttgaaCATACCTCTAGTCTCATTTGAGCTTGGCATTCTTTATTCAATGTTTCTGCAATTCTTAATGCCTCCAAGTAGTACGATTTCTTGTGGGGCTCAAAACAGGTGTCTATTTACTCGATGGTGTCTTAATTCAGATAATAATTCGTAATATTTATCATCCCGGGATTTTCGGAATCCCGTTTGTGCAACCCGGGGTTCCGGGATTTACATATTCATTACTTGGCAACGACTTAGctcgaaaaaaattgcatcaatatTGTTTGAGCAGCCTCCtactatattttaaaataataaataaatgggttttaaatatttctttattttatcttaaatatttctttatattatctttatttaaagtgaaaattaatatatttcaaaacaaaaggcaaaagttcaatttgtatacattttataacaattagcgtgtttatattatattagtaaagTATAATAACGTAAGGACATTCGAAAACAGATCGATGCGAAGAAACTGAAAAAGTAAACAGATGTGCCTATTTTCTGGTTGAATGTACCTCATATAGGTATTTTTTATCTTGTACAATTTAAGCGAAATAAGCAGAAAATAATGGGGCTTAATACATAttcatttcaaacaaaaactttcaaaCGTATCCATATTTCCTGAGAAgccaaggtaggtaggtaggtaggtggggtggttgtcatagagacacacttagacctttcgcaggtccattgtgataccactggagcttatccttactctacgtgttccttttcaaaccatccggtagctttaataaacgagcagagcttcgttagtttctcggttagaaatgctgtatcgagggtgcgcagccttctcctagctaggctttcacactcacataaaaggtgtctgactgtttcctcttcttctgtatttagatagcttctacagaaatcgaagtacgggagtcctaaccttctagcgtggctgctcattaaacaatgaccagttaatacacctatcatttttcttatagattccctgttgaatcttagcaagatcttcgatcgaccgctgttccagttcggccatgtctgtctgcttagttcgcatgttgtgaggttttgccagattgtatttacctttttgatggtttccctgtctataagtaatttacaagtggctataggcatgggtatcagcgccttatccggctcgagatcgagcgttgtaccggttcgtgcaagttcatccgccttacagtttcctgcaatattcctgtggcctggcacccagataaggtATACCTTGTAGTACTGAGAAGCCAAAGTCAGTGTTGTTTTCCTCCTCCATTTCCTACTcttcgtaagaaattacaaaaTCCCAAAAATAGCGAAATCTCGTATTAGCTAATTCATACAATTTAGAGCGGACGCATTGTATTACGGAGCGACAAAGGAGAAGGGGCACAGAAAGAAGAAGCACTAATTCTGATATTACGTTTTCTTATGAGAAGTTGGTTTATCAAAAGAGGTTTAGGAAGCCGTATCTCAGAAGGAAAGCTTTTTCTCTTTTTCAGAACAAAAGCGTAAAAATTAACGCAAAATATTACTTGGAGGAAGTGGTTGTTGAACATTTTCCCCACACATAAGCAGGATGTTTGGCAATGATTATCATAAACCAGAAATTGTTTAGTGCTGGTGGAAGGAcaatctgttttgtttttatttcagcgAGTGAGTGCATCTGAATCTTATGAACTTCggcatatagaaaaaaataacaaatatcagAAACACGAAGCTGGACCAATTTAAACGCTGTAAAGCTTTTAACAACAATGAAAGACGAAAAACTTTGAATTTAAACCTGCACAATGCAAGCtatcaataaaataagttttctgcaaaaattttatatatatacggTTCACGCGTATTAAGTTTCAAAGGTGCCGGATGTGAATGGCTTCGCGCGCAACCTTGTATTGTGAGGAATCTATGCTTTGGTTACGAAATGTGACAAACCCTATTTCAGATTGTGATTGAATCTTGTCAAACATTCCATTACTTCTGAGCAAACgagagaaaacattttttctaataatttgtgCTGAATgagcacaaaaaattaattaggtttcttaatgaaattaatagaatttttgTTAATGTCGACCTTGATTTCGTCCTTCAAATTACTTAAAGTAATTTTGTACCTCTAGACTTTTGTACCATagacttaataaattaaatgatatGAATCAAAGACGTacggagtttttttttatatattccccTAGGCACCCGTGAAATGCATGGAAAGGAACTGAATTATGGATTGCCGTAATTTGTTCAAGCACTCAAGTAATATCTCACCTAGGGAGAGGACTTAAAGGATAGGAATAGACTGGTGAAGAAAAAGTTATATTAATTGATCCTCTGCCAACT harbors:
- the LOC128871934 gene encoding homeotic protein Sex combs reduced; this translates as MDPDCFAMSSYQFVNSLASCYPQQMNPQQNHAGNPSGGTNAATSNGGPGAGGGGGSGGQGNSGPGTPGGNDYFPTSAAYSPNLYPNTPQAHYANQAAYSLGGGGGGGQQNPDMVDYTQLQPQRLLLQQQQHAHATAQHAAQQQQQQPHPQQHPQQQPTPQQTNISCKYSNEPSTPTGNNNNTNASNNNTNTQSLASPQDLSTREISPKLSPTSVVESVARSLNKGVLGGNLAVAAAAANITNNHSGGGGGVGNAGVNVNVNVNVPMHSPGGGDSDSESDSGNEAGSSQNSGNCKKNPPQIYPWMKRVHLGQSTVNANGETKRQRTSYTRYQTLELEKEFHFNRYLTRRRRIEIAHALCLTERQIKIWFQNRRMKWKKEHKMASMNIVPYHMGPYGHPYHQFDIHPSQFAHLSA